A single genomic interval of Clostridium facile harbors:
- a CDS encoding ABC transporter ATP-binding protein, with the protein MAVIEVNGITKDYGQGRGIFDLSFSIQKGEVFGFLGPNGAGKTTTLRHLMGFIHPDQGQVMINGKDCFSQSAEIHKTLGYLPGEIAFPEDMTGRELIRFMSQMRGMDGVGEAEKLAKQLEFDDTARIRRMSKGTKQKLGIICAFMHRPEVLLLDEPTSGLDPLMQNRFLELVNEQKSAGRTVFMSSHSFEEIERTCTRAAILRAGRLVTVENIQKLRSTRRKTFVVQLKDEPSAIALSQEITGTIRKRDTVTVSVTGDIDSFLKKIASYPVRDLQQSIQTLEEVFLYYYGGKTK; encoded by the coding sequence ATGGCTGTAATTGAAGTAAATGGAATTACCAAAGATTATGGACAGGGCAGAGGCATATTTGACCTCAGCTTTTCTATCCAAAAAGGGGAAGTATTTGGATTTTTAGGCCCAAACGGCGCTGGAAAAACAACTACTTTGCGGCATTTAATGGGGTTTATTCATCCAGATCAAGGCCAGGTAATGATAAACGGGAAAGACTGTTTTTCCCAGTCCGCTGAAATCCATAAAACTCTTGGATATTTACCAGGAGAGATCGCTTTTCCGGAGGATATGACAGGCAGGGAATTGATCCGTTTTATGTCACAGATGAGAGGGATGGATGGAGTAGGTGAAGCGGAGAAACTAGCAAAACAATTGGAATTTGATGATACAGCTCGTATCAGGAGGATGTCCAAAGGGACAAAACAAAAGCTGGGAATTATATGCGCCTTTATGCACCGGCCAGAAGTTTTGCTGCTGGATGAGCCTACCAGTGGCTTAGACCCTCTCATGCAAAACCGGTTTTTAGAACTGGTCAATGAACAAAAATCTGCTGGACGAACGGTTTTCATGTCATCCCATTCGTTTGAGGAAATAGAACGAACCTGTACCCGTGCGGCAATTTTACGCGCGGGACGGCTGGTAACCGTGGAAAATATCCAAAAATTGCGCAGTACTCGTCGAAAAACCTTTGTAGTCCAATTGAAAGATGAACCGTCTGCTATTGCGCTTTCACAAGAAATAACAGGGACAATACGCAAAAGGGATACTGTGACTGTTTCCGTTACAGGTGATATAGATTCCTTTTTAAAAAAGATAGCAAGCTATCCGGTGCGTGACCTTCAACAAAGCATTCAAACATTGGAAGAAGTATTTTTGTATTATTATGGAGGAAAGACAAAATGA
- a CDS encoding ABC transporter permease subunit — translation MSTVLLRREIKAHWKLVLIFTIVLSIYGGMIISMFDPKLGESLKMMEQSMSQLFAAFGMSDAGTSLIEFIANYLYGFLFVVFPMIFSLILSSMVMVRYIDHGSMAYLLSTPTTRTKIAGTQAAVLLIGVFFLVGYVTVFCSICSGILFPKELDLPKFFLLNVGLLCLHIFLSGIAFFCSCVWNETRKAVGVSAGLCILFVLIQMVAQVGEKFEVLRYITPLTLFNVDGFTAGESIALWQAGILLIFGVLFYAAGIVSFRKRDLPL, via the coding sequence ATGAGTACTGTGTTATTACGCCGGGAAATAAAAGCTCATTGGAAATTAGTATTGATTTTTACCATTGTCCTATCCATATATGGCGGGATGATTATCAGTATGTTTGACCCTAAATTGGGGGAAAGCTTAAAAATGATGGAGCAAAGCATGTCCCAATTATTCGCTGCATTTGGCATGTCAGATGCTGGAACCAGCCTGATTGAATTTATTGCCAACTACTTGTATGGATTTTTGTTTGTTGTTTTCCCCATGATTTTTTCCTTGATTCTATCCAGTATGGTAATGGTACGTTATATAGACCATGGATCCATGGCATATTTATTGTCTACTCCAACTACAAGGACGAAAATTGCTGGAACACAGGCCGCTGTATTATTGATTGGTGTATTTTTCTTAGTTGGATATGTCACTGTATTTTGTAGTATTTGTTCTGGAATCCTGTTTCCAAAAGAATTGGATTTACCAAAATTCTTTCTGCTTAATGTTGGGTTGTTATGCCTGCATATTTTTTTAAGCGGAATCGCTTTTTTCTGTTCCTGTGTATGGAATGAAACCCGTAAGGCAGTAGGAGTTTCTGCTGGATTATGTATCCTTTTTGTATTGATACAGATGGTAGCACAGGTCGGGGAAAAATTTGAAGTATTGCGTTATATTACCCCATTGACCCTATTTAATGTAGATGGGTTTACTGCCGGAGAATCCATTGCATTATGGCAGGCAGGTATTTTGTTGATTTTCGGTGTTCTTTTTTATGCAGCCGGTATTGTGTCGTTTCGGAAACGAGATTTGCCACTATAG
- a CDS encoding recombinase family protein: protein MTAYTNKPEQITALYARLSQEDALDGDSNSIVNQKAVLSKYAADNGFTNPVFFIDDGVSGVTFDRPNFNRMIAEIEAGNVATVIVKDMSRLGRDYLKVGYYTEIFFVERDVRYIAINDGVDSAKGDNDFTPFRNLFNDFYAKDTSKKVRAIKKAQGMAGEHLTKPPYGYKVDPADKKKWIVDEEAASVVKRIFDLCIAGKGPMQIAKILKADKILTTKAYYAKQKGKLLPDNPYNWNENSIVGILERMDYCGHTVNFKSYSKSHKLKKRIPTTKEQQAIFRNTHEAIVEEAVFERVQELRANKRRPTKAERQGLFSGLVYCADCGSKLHFATCKSFSGSQDHYRCAKYKSNTGSCTAHFIREETLKAIVRQRIFDVTARFIENIMDFREMVYQQRFAEAEKKIQRQKKQLEQARKRITELDRIFKRIYEDDINGTISHERFLKLSAEYEAEQRELTEKVNAEQKEVDTYEQNKSNFDSFALIIRKYVGITELTPTIVNEFIKKIVVHAPEKIDGKRFQKVDIVFNFVGEIHLPTDSQTEQKEANKHEKTA, encoded by the coding sequence ATGACAGCATATACCAATAAGCCCGAACAGATAACAGCATTATACGCCCGTCTTTCACAAGAGGACGCGCTTGACGGTGACAGCAACAGTATTGTCAATCAGAAAGCAGTTTTATCAAAATATGCCGCTGACAATGGCTTTACAAATCCGGTATTTTTTATTGATGACGGCGTTTCAGGAGTAACCTTTGACCGCCCGAATTTTAACCGTATGATAGCGGAGATTGAAGCCGGAAATGTAGCGACAGTCATTGTCAAGGATATGTCCCGCTTGGGGCGTGATTATCTGAAAGTCGGCTACTATACGGAAATCTTTTTTGTGGAAAGAGATGTACGCTATATTGCTATCAATGACGGCGTGGACAGCGCAAAGGGCGACAATGATTTTACCCCGTTCCGTAACCTGTTCAACGACTTCTACGCGAAAGATACCAGTAAAAAGGTAAGAGCAATCAAGAAAGCACAAGGCATGGCAGGAGAACATCTGACGAAACCGCCTTATGGCTACAAAGTTGACCCTGCCGACAAAAAGAAATGGATTGTGGACGAAGAAGCTGCCTCTGTTGTAAAACGGATTTTTGATTTGTGTATCGCCGGAAAAGGACCTATGCAGATAGCAAAAATCCTCAAAGCGGATAAGATACTGACAACAAAAGCCTATTATGCAAAACAGAAAGGCAAGTTGCTGCCGGATAATCCCTACAACTGGAACGAAAACAGTATTGTAGGTATCTTAGAACGAATGGACTATTGCGGGCATACTGTAAATTTCAAAAGCTACTCAAAATCCCACAAATTGAAAAAGCGGATTCCAACCACAAAAGAACAGCAGGCAATTTTCCGCAATACCCATGAAGCAATCGTTGAGGAAGCTGTCTTTGAACGGGTACAGGAATTACGGGCAAACAAACGCCGCCCCACAAAAGCGGAACGGCAAGGGTTGTTCTCCGGCTTAGTCTACTGCGCCGATTGCGGAAGCAAGCTGCATTTTGCCACTTGCAAGAGTTTTAGCGGCTCACAAGACCATTACCGCTGTGCAAAGTACAAGAGCAATACAGGAAGCTGTACCGCACATTTTATCCGGGAAGAAACACTGAAAGCAATCGTCCGGCAGAGGATATTTGATGTAACCGCAAGGTTTATTGAGAATATCATGGATTTTCGTGAAATGGTCTATCAGCAGCGGTTTGCAGAAGCGGAAAAGAAAATACAGCGGCAGAAAAAACAATTGGAACAGGCAAGAAAACGTATTACAGAACTTGACCGTATTTTCAAGCGGATTTATGAGGACGATATAAACGGAACAATCAGCCATGAACGCTTTTTGAAGCTGTCCGCAGAGTATGAAGCAGAACAAAGGGAGTTGACGGAAAAGGTAAATGCCGAGCAAAAAGAAGTCGATACCTACGAACAGAACAAAAGCAATTTTGATAGCTTTGCCCTCATTATCCGCAAGTATGTGGGAATAACCGAATTAACGCCTACGATTGTCAATGAGTTTATCAAAAAAATAGTAGTCCATGCGCCGGAGAAGATAGACGGCAAGCGTTTTCAGAAAGTGGATATTGTCTTTAACTTCGTGGGAGAAATCCATTTACCTACTGACTCGCAAACGGAACAGAAAGAAGCCAATAAACATGAAAAGACGGCATAA
- a CDS encoding TetR/AcrR family transcriptional regulator gives MPRNKYPEETVRLILDVATRLFAEKGYDRTSLQDIINETKLSKGAIYHHFASKEDILEAIFDRIGEENTAVLAKVRDDKEVNGLEKLRKIIRTAVFHSNQSLMLTITPSLLDNPRFLALQIGQIYQIVAPKFIEPILKQGMEDGSIQIEHPKEVAEAIMILANTWLNPLVNQTDAHGMRERCNTFNHLMKGIGIDVLLDEALIEAYIGFCRQQ, from the coding sequence GTGCCAAGAAATAAATATCCAGAAGAAACTGTCAGATTGATTTTAGATGTGGCTACCCGCTTATTCGCTGAAAAAGGTTATGACAGGACTTCTTTACAGGACATTATCAATGAAACCAAGCTTTCTAAAGGCGCCATTTATCATCATTTTGCGTCTAAGGAGGATATACTGGAAGCCATTTTCGACCGTATTGGAGAAGAAAATACGGCAGTATTGGCAAAAGTGAGAGATGATAAAGAAGTAAATGGTTTGGAAAAGCTTCGGAAGATTATCCGAACGGCGGTGTTCCATTCCAACCAAAGCCTTATGCTGACGATTACACCAAGTCTGTTAGACAATCCAAGATTTTTGGCTTTGCAAATCGGGCAGATTTATCAGATAGTGGCACCCAAATTTATTGAACCGATTTTAAAGCAGGGCATGGAGGACGGTTCTATTCAAATTGAACACCCCAAAGAGGTAGCAGAAGCGATTATGATTTTAGCAAATACATGGCTCAATCCGTTGGTAAATCAAACGGACGCACATGGTATGCGGGAAAGATGTAATACGTTCAATCATCTGATGAAAGGTATTGGCATTGACGTTCTGTTAGATGAAGCTTTGATTGAAGCATATATTGGCTTTTGCAGGCAGCAGTAA
- a CDS encoding MFS transporter encodes MKEKSTLFKRDFTLVVIGQIISLFGNAILRFALPLYLLRETGSSALFGMVTACSFAPMVVLSMIGGVLADRVNKRNIMVGLDFCTAVLILIFYLTLGKLPTVPLFIIVLMLLYGISGTYQPSVQASIPLLVSSEKLMAGNAVINQVNTLSGLLGPVIGGIMFGMWGIYPILVLSIVCFTFSAVMEIFIHIPHEKRIRESGILTVVGNDLKESYQFVKTEKPIFFSVVFLISIFNLILSSVMIVGTPILITQVLKMSDTMYGFTQGALALGGLCGGILTAAIAEKLKLKNSYILLLVCAASVALMGISLMFHIPAILSYWVITLMSFAAMGASTLFVVQIYTMVQEQTPPQLVGKIMAALISIAMCGQPIGQAIYGVLFDIFESRTWIVLIVAAVAAFLIALYSKKIFSQLEDSNE; translated from the coding sequence ATGAAAGAAAAATCGACTCTTTTCAAACGTGATTTTACATTGGTTGTTATCGGGCAAATTATTTCGTTGTTTGGAAATGCAATTTTACGTTTTGCCCTGCCGCTTTACTTATTGCGGGAAACAGGTTCATCTGCCCTGTTTGGAATGGTAACTGCCTGTTCTTTTGCACCGATGGTAGTATTGTCGATGATAGGCGGTGTATTAGCCGACAGAGTGAACAAGCGGAATATTATGGTCGGGTTGGACTTTTGCACAGCGGTATTGATACTGATTTTCTATCTTACTTTAGGAAAGCTGCCAACGGTTCCGTTGTTTATTATCGTGTTAATGCTTCTATACGGAATTTCCGGTACCTATCAGCCGTCTGTACAGGCAAGTATCCCGTTATTGGTGTCATCAGAAAAACTAATGGCAGGAAATGCAGTTATCAATCAGGTAAATACTCTTTCCGGTTTACTGGGACCTGTCATTGGCGGTATCATGTTTGGAATGTGGGGGATTTATCCCATTTTGGTTTTAAGTATCGTCTGCTTTACTTTTTCCGCAGTTATGGAAATCTTTATCCATATCCCACATGAAAAGCGTATAAGGGAAAGCGGTATTTTAACAGTTGTAGGAAATGACTTAAAGGAAAGTTACCAGTTCGTAAAGACAGAAAAACCGATTTTCTTTTCTGTTGTGTTTCTGATTTCTATTTTCAATCTGATATTAAGTTCGGTTATGATTGTCGGGACACCTATTTTGATTACACAGGTACTTAAAATGTCAGATACCATGTATGGCTTTACCCAAGGCGCACTTGCATTAGGCGGTTTGTGCGGTGGAATTTTAACAGCAGCAATAGCAGAAAAATTGAAGCTAAAAAACTCTTATATTTTGCTTCTGGTTTGTGCAGCTTCCGTAGCATTGATGGGAATTTCGTTGATGTTTCATATTCCTGCAATCCTGTCTTATTGGGTGATTACGCTGATGAGCTTTGCTGCAATGGGAGCTTCTACGCTGTTTGTTGTGCAGATTTACACAATGGTACAAGAGCAGACACCACCACAATTAGTTGGTAAAATCATGGCGGCATTGATTTCCATAGCCATGTGTGGTCAACCCATAGGGCAAGCGATTTATGGTGTTTTGTTTGATATTTTTGAAAGCCGGACATGGATTGTATTGATTGTAGCAGCCGTTGCCGCTTTCTTGATTGCTCTTTACTCAAAGAAAATATTCAGCCAATTAGAGGACAGTAACGAATGA
- a CDS encoding RNA polymerase sigma factor produces the protein MNDSEQYKEHIEYTFAAFCKVVLRNASISAYRDIGKRQKREISLDYLMEEKYYNPSTTDSYFAEQTSSTELIVCGERIVIENERLSKVLSDLPKLRQEVLVLYFFFGYTDKKIGEMYGKSRTTVNYWKIAALKQLRKEMERLEYEEQEADTF, from the coding sequence ATGAACGATTCAGAGCAATACAAAGAACATATCGAGTACACTTTTGCAGCCTTTTGTAAAGTTGTTCTCCGCAATGCTTCCATATCCGCCTATCGGGATATAGGCAAAAGGCAGAAACGGGAAATATCCCTTGATTATCTCATGGAAGAAAAATATTACAATCCATCTACAACAGACAGCTATTTTGCGGAACAAACAAGTTCGACGGAATTGATTGTGTGCGGCGAGAGAATCGTAATAGAAAATGAACGATTGTCAAAAGTGCTTTCCGATTTACCCAAGCTACGGCAGGAAGTTTTGGTACTGTATTTTTTCTTTGGATATACGGATAAGAAAATCGGAGAAATGTATGGGAAAAGCCGCACGACAGTAAACTACTGGAAAATCGCAGCACTCAAACAGCTAAGAAAAGAAATGGAGAGATTGGAGTATGAGGAACAAGAAGCTGATACCTTTTGA
- a CDS encoding helix-turn-helix domain-containing protein, whose protein sequence is MRNKKLIPFEMVEKAVAGEQEAINAVLYHYRGYIKYRSVFQGHFNTDIQDRLEAQLIKAILQFHFDR, encoded by the coding sequence ATGAGGAACAAGAAGCTGATACCTTTTGAAATGGTTGAAAAAGCCGTTGCCGGAGAGCAGGAAGCTATAAACGCTGTCCTGTACCATTACAGAGGATACATAAAATATCGCTCGGTATTTCAAGGGCATTTTAACACAGACATTCAAGATAGATTAGAAGCGCAGCTTATCAAAGCAATTTTGCAGTTCCATTTTGACAGATAG
- a CDS encoding DUF1266 domain-containing protein — MFFKRRSKSKQAENSVEVTQQDQLQPKVPEEETDTVAEQQLEPAAPDETKETPPVEPASQTEPASEEPEPEIGSIRTETTEKLLAKIETYQKELFEAKAARDENRKMVTNRQFTLLLGGVSTCRKVPGIPGHPGYDNLFLTKDENQQKMIRDHLRKMYGVVDKESLEKTWRFLFTSGAEYEDFLHFWSGTPSFELNKLNPKAKEIFLKAKAYAENFRPIVGEKGFFAWDINETITLYRTACSAGIITPQEFWERTQQLVRFAIARYHSWEEYAVSLLCGATYFMFRQDKMQETMLENFLNININMVQFLFGPQGKWTTAMWPERLN; from the coding sequence ATGTTTTTCAAAAGACGCTCAAAATCAAAACAAGCAGAAAATTCAGTTGAGGTAACACAACAAGACCAACTACAGCCAAAAGTTCCAGAAGAAGAAACAGATACTGTAGCAGAACAGCAGTTAGAGCCTGCTGCTCCTGATGAAACAAAAGAAACGCCCCCTGTTGAACCAGCATCACAAACAGAACCAGCTTCTGAAGAACCAGAGCCAGAAATCGGATCAATTAGAACAGAAACAACAGAAAAATTGTTAGCAAAGATTGAAACTTATCAAAAAGAATTGTTTGAAGCAAAAGCTGCTCGGGATGAAAACCGAAAAATGGTGACAAATCGCCAATTTACTTTGTTATTAGGCGGAGTTTCTACTTGCCGTAAAGTACCGGGTATTCCAGGTCACCCCGGTTATGATAACTTATTTTTGACCAAAGACGAAAATCAACAGAAGATGATTCGAGACCATCTTAGAAAAATGTATGGTGTTGTAGATAAAGAATCTTTAGAAAAAACTTGGCGATTTTTATTTACTTCCGGTGCAGAATATGAGGACTTTTTGCATTTTTGGAGCGGTACGCCATCCTTTGAATTGAATAAATTGAACCCAAAAGCAAAAGAAATCTTTTTAAAAGCAAAGGCTTATGCGGAAAATTTCCGTCCAATTGTGGGGGAAAAAGGATTTTTTGCCTGGGATATTAACGAAACGATTACATTATATCGTACAGCGTGTTCGGCTGGTATTATTACCCCACAGGAATTTTGGGAAAGGACACAGCAGTTGGTACGTTTTGCTATTGCACGTTACCATTCCTGGGAAGAATACGCTGTCAGCTTATTGTGTGGTGCTACTTATTTTATGTTCCGCCAAGATAAAATGCAAGAAACCATGTTAGAGAACTTCTTAAATATTAATATTAATATGGTACAATTTTTGTTTGGCCCACAAGGTAAATGGACTACTGCCATGTGGCCAGAACGATTAAATTAA
- the hslO gene encoding Hsp33 family molecular chaperone HslO, translating into MSNLVRAITADGSAVAIALNSTEIVGEIEKIHKTSAVVTAALGRLATGASLMGYMLKNEQDSITLRIKADGPAGSLIAVANSHGNVKAYVQNPVVEIPLNSKGKLDVAGAVGTDGFLSVIKDIGLKEPYSGQVPLVSGEIAEDITSYYAISEQIPTVCALGVLVNPDLTVKSAGGFLIQLLPFADESCIDIIEKNIKELPPISELFDSGLTPKDVCMRVLQGLEPNVLDETNVAYKCDCSRERVSRALISLGKEELQDMIDGPDETEVTCHFCNKAYHFSKDELRGLLSQKK; encoded by the coding sequence ATGTCTAATTTGGTAAGGGCAATTACAGCGGATGGTTCCGCTGTGGCAATTGCGTTGAACTCGACAGAGATTGTGGGAGAGATTGAAAAAATCCACAAGACTTCCGCAGTTGTTACCGCTGCGTTGGGCAGACTGGCAACAGGAGCTTCCCTTATGGGATATATGTTAAAAAACGAACAGGATAGTATTACATTGCGTATCAAAGCAGACGGCCCAGCAGGGAGCTTAATCGCTGTGGCAAATAGCCATGGCAATGTAAAAGCTTATGTGCAAAACCCTGTTGTGGAAATCCCGTTAAACAGCAAAGGAAAATTGGATGTTGCTGGTGCTGTAGGGACGGATGGTTTTTTAAGTGTAATTAAGGATATTGGCTTAAAAGAACCTTATTCTGGACAGGTACCCCTTGTATCCGGGGAGATAGCGGAGGATATTACTAGCTATTACGCTATTAGTGAGCAGATTCCAACGGTGTGCGCTTTAGGTGTTTTGGTAAATCCGGATTTAACTGTCAAATCCGCTGGGGGTTTTCTTATTCAGCTATTGCCTTTTGCGGATGAATCCTGTATTGATATAATTGAAAAAAATATCAAAGAATTGCCCCCTATTTCAGAATTATTTGATTCTGGCTTAACACCGAAGGATGTTTGTATGCGTGTACTGCAAGGATTAGAACCAAATGTATTGGACGAGACCAATGTTGCATATAAATGTGATTGTAGCAGGGAACGGGTTTCCAGAGCATTAATCAGCCTGGGAAAAGAAGAATTACAGGATATGATTGATGGACCGGATGAAACAGAAGTAACCTGTCATTTTTGCAACAAAGCCTACCATTTTAGTAAAGATGAACTGCGAGGATTATTATCTCAAAAAAAATAA
- a CDS encoding class I SAM-dependent DNA methyltransferase: MSGYQGFAYVYDELTDDISYQKRAAYFDGIIQSVTHQRGILLDLACGTGSLSEEFAKLGYDVIGADCSEDMLAVAMEKRMESGLDIIYLCQSMQDLDLYGTVDAAVCALDSLNHITELDELQKAVDKVSLFLHPDGVFVFDVNTVYKHQQVLGNQNFVYDYDDVYLVWKNTLLPQNTIQIDLDLFEKEGDRYFRTSESFQERAYTQQELEQVLKKAGLKIEAIYHEDSLQPPMETSQRLIYVTTKENQK; this comes from the coding sequence ATGAGTGGATACCAAGGATTTGCCTATGTATACGATGAACTGACAGATGATATTTCCTACCAAAAACGCGCGGCGTATTTTGATGGCATTATCCAGTCGGTCACCCATCAACGGGGAATCCTGCTGGATTTGGCCTGTGGGACGGGCTCTTTGTCCGAGGAATTCGCTAAACTAGGGTATGACGTGATTGGCGCGGATTGTTCGGAGGATATGCTGGCGGTTGCCATGGAAAAACGGATGGAAAGCGGTTTGGATATCATCTATCTTTGCCAGTCCATGCAGGATTTGGACCTGTACGGGACGGTGGATGCGGCTGTGTGCGCATTGGATAGCTTAAACCACATCACAGAGCTGGATGAATTGCAAAAGGCAGTGGATAAAGTGTCGTTGTTTCTGCATCCAGATGGGGTATTCGTCTTTGATGTAAACACCGTTTATAAACACCAGCAGGTGTTGGGAAACCAAAATTTTGTGTATGATTATGATGATGTCTATTTGGTATGGAAAAACACTTTACTACCCCAAAATACCATCCAAATTGATCTGGATTTGTTCGAAAAAGAAGGGGACCGCTATTTCCGTACCAGTGAAAGCTTTCAGGAACGCGCCTACACCCAGCAGGAGCTGGAACAGGTGCTGAAAAAAGCAGGATTGAAAATAGAAGCAATCTATCATGAAGATAGTTTACAACCGCCTATGGAAACAAGTCAGCGGTTGATTTATGTTACAACAAAGGAGAATCAAAAATAA
- a CDS encoding YerC/YecD family TrpR-related protein, producing the protein MNNKLEDQYMDYLFQCILTLKSVEECYQFFEDLCTVAELKAMSQRMHVAKMLTEDRVYNDIVKMTGASTATISRVNRCLSYGTNGYRMAIDRAKEQ; encoded by the coding sequence ATGAATAATAAATTAGAAGACCAATATATGGATTATTTATTCCAATGTATTTTAACCCTAAAATCCGTGGAGGAATGTTACCAGTTCTTTGAGGATTTATGCACAGTAGCAGAATTAAAAGCCATGTCCCAAAGGATGCACGTGGCAAAAATGCTGACAGAAGACAGGGTATATAATGATATTGTAAAAATGACAGGCGCCAGCACAGCAACCATCAGTAGGGTAAACCGTTGTTTGAGCTATGGAACAAACGGTTACCGCATGGCGATTGACAGGGCAAAAGAACAATGA
- the lysA gene encoding diaminopimelate decarboxylase — translation MFVSNNLAVNEKGHLTFGGLDTVDLAVQYGTPLYLIDEDMVRDHCRQYKQSIEEYYDGKGLVCYASKALSCKEIYRIMKSEGCGVDTVSIGEIYTSLSAGFPARDMVFHGNNKTEEALSFALEHGVGRIVVDNLTELKKLNRLAGEAGKKPTILLRVKPGVDAHTHSFIRTGQIDSKFGFAIETGEALEAAVEAAKMEHINLVGAHCHIGSQIFDIDPFKLAAEVMLGYMKDVHEKTGVVLTELNLGGGFGIKYTEEDAPVPYADYMKQISDVVKQKAAEYGLPVPFILIEPGRSIVGPAGITVYTVGTRKEIPNIRNYVSVDGGMCDNPRYALYQSKYDAVLANKADQPKDDVVTIAGECCESGDLLGENVPLQHAESGDILAVLATGAYNYSMSSNYNRNMKPAIVAVSQGESRVIVKRETLDDLIRNDI, via the coding sequence ATGTTTGTATCAAACAATTTAGCGGTTAATGAAAAAGGACATCTCACTTTTGGCGGGTTGGATACGGTAGACCTTGCTGTTCAATACGGCACCCCACTATATTTAATCGATGAGGATATGGTGCGTGACCACTGCCGCCAATATAAGCAATCAATCGAAGAATACTATGACGGAAAAGGTCTGGTCTGCTATGCGAGCAAAGCGCTTTCCTGTAAAGAAATATATCGGATTATGAAGAGCGAAGGCTGTGGTGTGGATACGGTTTCCATTGGTGAAATTTATACTTCTCTCAGTGCTGGGTTTCCAGCTAGAGATATGGTGTTCCATGGAAACAACAAAACAGAAGAGGCCCTTTCTTTCGCATTGGAACATGGGGTAGGCCGCATTGTGGTGGACAACCTGACGGAGTTAAAAAAATTGAACCGCCTGGCTGGGGAAGCTGGCAAAAAGCCAACCATCCTGCTCCGTGTAAAACCAGGTGTTGATGCCCATACCCATAGTTTTATCAGGACTGGACAGATTGATTCTAAATTTGGTTTTGCCATTGAAACCGGGGAAGCATTGGAAGCCGCTGTGGAAGCCGCAAAAATGGAACATATCAACCTGGTAGGGGCACATTGCCACATTGGTTCCCAAATTTTTGATATTGACCCATTTAAACTGGCTGCTGAAGTGATGTTGGGATACATGAAAGATGTCCATGAAAAAACCGGTGTGGTGCTGACAGAGCTGAATTTGGGCGGCGGTTTTGGAATCAAATACACAGAGGAAGACGCCCCTGTACCTTATGCGGACTATATGAAACAGATTTCCGATGTAGTAAAACAAAAAGCTGCTGAATACGGGCTTCCTGTGCCATTTATCCTGATTGAGCCAGGCCGTTCCATTGTAGGGCCTGCTGGCATCACTGTATATACTGTGGGCACCAGAAAGGAAATCCCAAATATCAGGAATTATGTTTCTGTAGATGGTGGGATGTGTGATAACCCACGTTATGCGCTGTACCAGTCCAAATACGATGCGGTTCTGGCAAACAAAGCGGATCAGCCAAAAGATGACGTGGTGACCATTGCTGGGGAATGTTGTGAAAGTGGTGACCTGTTAGGGGAAAACGTCCCATTGCAGCATGCGGAATCCGGTGATATTTTAGCTGTGCTGGCGACAGGCGCATACAATTATTCTATGTCTTCTAACTACAACCGTAACATGAAACCCGCTATTGTAGCGGTTTCCCAGGGAGAAAGCCGCGTTATTGTAAAACGGGAAACATTGGATGATTTAATCCGCAATGATATCTAA